Below is a genomic region from Rosa chinensis cultivar Old Blush chromosome 5, RchiOBHm-V2, whole genome shotgun sequence.
TTCCTCTCCGCACTTAGGGGGGAACTTTTCCAAGCATTCCTTTACGGGCTTGGTCTCGTGTTTGTCTGAATTGTCGATGGCAACGCACTCCGTCCAAATTTGTTCGCCCTTTGCCAAAGTTTGAGCTTTGTTTGCACTAGGATGAAGTGCCACAAGGGACGTGTTGAGGAAGGTATCGTGACATGGTTTACCCAACTTTACAAGATCTCGACAACAATCATCACTCAAAAATCCATTATTGAAAATGCTGTTTCCTACTTCGATCCCGCACTTTTCGGTGAACTGTCTTTCACAGTCTTTAACATTTCCTGGCCCCTCCAGTGTTGGGGttgcaaaagcatttgatgtcacctgcaagagaaaaatcaccaaaagatGGCACCTGCTtggtccggccataactcccttTGCAATGTTATGTGATTACTCACGAATGTGTTTTTTGGTAATGATCGCTTTGTTGGAGTTTAGTTTCATgtgataatatatttataagggagaaaacaTAACCGCATTTAAGACTCAAATGAACTAACTGTGTAAACGCTTGTGCGCTCTTTCAAAGAAGTAACGTGTTTAACTGCCTCTCGGCTTTAAATAAGAGAGTTATATTTAAACAGTGCGCACGTGTTTCGATAGCTCGGTTATGTTTAAATGATTTACCGCTAAATTATCAAGTTTTAAATGCAGATAAGTATTCAACAAGTGGTCATTATATATTACACTATTTATGTTTCAGATCatttaaattctcaaaattctagacaattccacaattaaaatatgtttaggaaataactgttgacaaaaaattaaaagggcTTGTTCAAGCACGGCGCAAAGCACGAATGGACCGACTGGCCGGATTAGCCCATTTGTCACCCCAAATCTTTGCGTTATGGAAAATTAATTTACCACTTATAAATTCATCATGTATGATTTTATCCTTCTTCATAAATTCAATGATTTCcggtaaaacaaaaaataaattactgTGATACtgtcaacaagaaaaaattgactcttctcAAGTTGTTTTGGAGA
It encodes:
- the LOC121049233 gene encoding uncharacterized protein LOC121049233; translation: MAGPSRCHLLVIFLLQVTSNAFATPTLEGPGNVKDCERQFTEKCGIEVGNSIFNNGFLSDDCCRDLVKLGKPCHDTFLNTSLVALHPSANKAQTLAKGEQIWTECVAIDNSDKHETKPVKECLEKFPPKCGEEIEKSIYQGTVVTDACCRDLVSWGKSCHDIIAERNHDVRHPSVNKAQALASSEKLWNLCAAISRSPASPPSN